A window of the Microplitis mediator isolate UGA2020A chromosome 5, iyMicMedi2.1, whole genome shotgun sequence genome harbors these coding sequences:
- the LOC130668832 gene encoding dorsal-ventral patterning protein tolloid-like: MWKYTRKDWNPTGYCSAPECCSFVGKSGNGRQPISIANQCSNFGTIVHELGHAIGLHHEHQRYDRDQYIEVFLDDVEEGSIDNNNFQYIIRTEHKFDKLPLESTNTLGLPYDYNSIMHYPRFAFAKSNFRSTIEPTRQINGRTPDIGQRNVLSTGDITAATLLYNCFAHGGSFFEPHYMIIPPIHPDDSPKVSDKCKWTIRAAEGERIKVTLTSWDTQETPNCTVEYVEIKDGHQANSSVLARICGKDKTVVVTASNFVSVTYARTRYENHHLGFILKYEAICGGNINLESNDTYYLESPNYPDSYEPNKYCHWNIEAPYRHFIVIKFDYFELEESTGCNNDFLEVRQGRHENVSVGRSYCGKKDRLEITALTRKIDLTFVSNESKGAGGFSATISVKPIKTNDQPLE; encoded by the exons ATGTGGaaatatacacggaaagattggaacccgactggttactgttctgcacctgA atGCTGTTCTTTTGTTGGTAAAAGCGGAAATGGACGACAACCAATAAGTATAGCTAACCAATGCAGCAATTTCGGTACTATTGTACATGAATTGGGACACGCTATCGGGCTTCACCATGAGCATCAACGTTACGATCGCGATCAGTATATTGAGGTTTTCCTAGATGATGTTGAAGAAGGttctattgataataataacttcCAATACATAATAC GAACTGaacataaatttgataaattgcCACTAGAATCTACAAATACGTTGGGTCTGCCTTATGATTATAATTCCATAATGCATTACCCGAGATTTGCTTTTGCAAAGAGTAACTTTCGTAGTACAATTGAACCAACACGTCAAATAAATGGGAGGACACCAGATATTGGTCAGAGGAATGTCCTAAGTACCGGTGACATTACTGCTGCAACGTTGCTGTATAATTGTTTTG CACATGGTGGGTCATTTTTTGAGCCTCACTATATGATTATCCCGCCAATACATCCAGATGATTCACCAAAAGTTTCGGATAAATGCAAATGGACAATCAGAGCTGCGGAAGGTGAACGAATAAAGGTCACACTAACATCATGGGATACTCAAGAGACTCCGAATTGTACAGTGGAGTATGTGGAAATAAAAGATGGCCACCAGGCAAATAGTTCTGTCTTAG CTAGGATATGTGGTAAAGACAAAACAGTTGTTGTAACGGCTAGTAATTTTGTATCGGTAACATATGCCAGGACTCGTTATGAAAATCATCACTTGGGATTTATATTGAAATACGAGGCTATTTGCGGtggcaatattaatttagaaagTAATGATACTTATTACTTAGAATCACCAAATTATCCAGATTCATACGAACCtaataaatattgtcattGGAATATAGAGGCTCCATACAGgcattttatagtaattaaatttgattactTTGAACTTGAAGAAAGTACTGGTTGTAACAATGATTTTTTGGAAGTACGACAGGGTAGACATGAGAATGTGTCAGTTGGTAGAAGTTACTGTGGTAAAAAAGACCGTTTAGAAATAACTGCTTTGACGAGAAAAATTGATCTGACGTTTGTTTCCAATGAATCAAAAGGAGCGGGAGGTTTTTCTGCCACTATTTCTGTGAAACCAATCAAAACTAATGATCAGCCACTTGAATAG
- the LOC130667934 gene encoding dorsal-ventral patterning protein tolloid-like, giving the protein MKLPHVFIVIQVLYFIVTTVKPHLILRDHKLINNEFNGTNNFEPIRRVHRTRRSLAVGRRQFLWNDGIIPYEIKSIFSGDQRRLFKQAMRHWERSTCVHFVKRIEGIHENYIVFTELECGCCSSVGKSGNGQQPISIANQCSNFGTIIHELGHAIGFYHEHQRYDRDQYIDVFLDDVPRGSEHEFDKLPQGYTNTLGLPYDYNSIMHYPRFALAKSRFRSTIEPTRQINGRTPGIGQRNALSTGDITAAKLLYNCSAHGGSFFEPHYMIIPPIHPDDSPRVSDKCKWTIRAAEGERIKVTLTSWDIQETPNCTVEYVEIKNGYQANNPVLARICGKDKTVVVTASNFVSVTYARTRYENHHLGFILKYEAICGGDINLESNYTYYLESPYYPESYEPNKYCHWNIEAPYKHYIVIKFDYFELEESTGCNNDFLEVREGRHKNVSNGRSYCGKKDRLEITALARIIDLTFVSNGSKGARGFSAAIYAISINNNLST; this is encoded by the exons ATGAAATTACCGCacgtttttattgttattcaaGTACTATATTTTATAGTAACAACAGTAAAACCACATCTAATTTTACGTGATCacaagttaataaataatgagtttaatgggacaaataattttgaaccAATACGAAGGGTTCATAGAACCCGAAGGTCATTGGCTGTTGGGAGAAGACAATTTCTATGGAATGATGGTATTATTCCGTATGAAATCAAAAGCATATTTAGTGGAGATCAACGCAGACTATTTAAACAAGCAATGAGACACTGGGAACGATCGACATGTGTTCATTTTGTTAAAAGAATTGAAGGGATTCATGAAAATTATATAGTTTTCACTGAATTAGAATGCGG atgCTGTTCTTCTGTTGGTAAAAGCGGGAATGGACAACAACCAATAAGTATAGCTAACCAATGCAGCAATTTCGGTACTATTATACATGAATTGGGACACGCTATCGGGTTTTACCACGAGCATCAACGTTACGATCGCGATCAGTATATTGACGTTTTCCTAGATGATGTTCCAAGAG GTAGTGAACATGAATTTGATAAATTGCCACAAGGATATACAAATACGTTGGGTCTACCTTATGATTATAATTCTATAATGCATTACCCGAGATTTGCTTTAGCAAAGAGTAGGTTTCGTAGTACGATTGAACCAACACGTCAAATAAATGGGAGGACACCAGGTATTGGTCAGAGGAATGCTCTGAGTACCGGTGACATTACTGCTGCAAAGTTGCTGTATAATTGTTCTG CACATGGTGGGTCATTTTTTGAGCCTCACTATATGATTATCCCGCCAATACATCCAGATGATTCACCAAGAGTTTCCGATAAATGCAAATGGACCATCAGAGCTGCGGAAGGTGAACGAATAAAGGTCACACTAACATCATGGGATATTCAAGAGACTCCCAATTGTACAGTGGAGTatgtagaaataaaaaatggctaCCAGGCAAATAATCCTGTCTTAG CTCGGATATGTGGTAAAGACAAAACAGTTGTTGTAACGGCTAGTAATTTTGTATCGGTAACATATGCCAGGACTCGTTATGAAAATCATCACCTGGGATTCATATTGAAATACGAGGCTATCTGCGGCggtgatattaatttagaaaGTAATTATACTTATTACTTAGAATCACCATATTATCCAGAGTCATACGAACCGAATAAATATTGTCATTGGAATATAGAGGCTCCTTACAAGCATtatatagtaattaaatttgattactTTGAACTTGAAGAAAGTACTGGTTGTAACAACGATTTTTTGGAAGTACGAGAGGGTAGACATAAGAATGTGTCAAATGGTAGAAGTTACTGCGGTAAAAAGGATCGTTTAGAAATAACTGCTTTGGCGAGAATAATTGATCTGACGTTTGTATCCAATGGATCGAAAGGAGCGAGAGGTTTTTCTGCCGCTATATATGCAATAtctattaataacaatttgtCTACTTGA
- the LOC130668836 gene encoding protein tolkin-like: protein MKLPHVFIVIQVLYFIVTTVKPHLILRDHKLINNEFNGTNNFEPVRRVHRTRRTLAIGGRHFLWDDGIIPYEIEDIFSGDQRRLFKQAMRHWEQSTCIHFVKRIEGIHENYIVFTKLTCGCCSSIGKSGYGPQPISIDDECSVFGTIVHELGHAIGFYHEHQRYDRDQYIEVFLDYVEEGTEHKFEKLSLQSTNTLGLPYDYYSIMHYPRFGFAKSDFRSTIEPTRQVNGRTPDIGQRNALSTGDITAAKLLYNCSAHGGSFFEPHYMIISPIHPDDSPRVSDKCKWTIRAAEGERIKVTLTSWDIQETPNCTVEYVEIKNGYQANNPVLARICGKDKTVVVTASNFVSITYARTRYENYHLGFILKYEAICGGDINLESNDTYYLESPNYPEPYGPNKYCHWNIKAPYKHYIVIKFDYFELEESSGCNNDFFEVQEGRHKNVSVGRSYCGKKDRLEIAASGRRIDLTFVTNESKEAGGFSAAISAISINNSLSP from the exons ATGAAATTACCGCacgtttttattgttattcaaGTACTATATTTTATAGTAACAACAGTAAAACCACATCTAATTTTACGAGATCacaagttaataaataatgagtttaatgggacaaataattttgaaccAGTACGAAGGGTTCATAGAACCCGAAGGACATTGGCTATTGGAGGAAGacattttctatgggatgacGGTATTATTCCGTATGAAATCGAAGATATATTTAGTGGAGATCAACGCAGATTATTTAAACAAGCAATGAGACACTGGGAACAATCGACTTGTATTCATTTTGTTAAAAGAATTGAAGGGATTCATGAAAATTATATAGTTTTCACTAAATTAACATGCGG atGCTGTTCTTCTATTGGTAAAAGCGGGTATGGGCCCCAACCAATAAGTATAGATGACGAATGCAGCGTTTTTGGTACTATTGTACATGAATTGGGACACGCTATCGGGTTTTACCACGAGCATCAACGTTACGATCGCGATCAGTATATTGAAGTTTTCCTAGATTATGTTGAAGAAG GAACTGAACATAAATTTGAGAAATTGTCACTACAATCTACAAATACGTTGGGTCTACCTTATGATTATTATTCCATAATGCATTACCCGAGATTTGGTTTTGCGAAGAGTGACTTTCGTAGTACGATTGAACCAACACGTCAAGTAAATGGGAGGACACCAGATATTGGTCAGAGGAATGCCCTTAGTACCGGTGACATTACTGCTGCAAAGTTGCTGTATAATTGTTCTG CACATGGTGGGTCATTTTTTGAGCCTCACTATATGATTATCTCGCCAATACATCCAGATGATTCACCAAGAGTTTCGGATAAATGCAAATGGACAATCAGAGCTGCGGAAGGTGAACGAATAAAGGTCACACTAACATCATGGGATATTCAAGAGACTCCCAATTGTACAGTGGAGTatgtggaaataaaaaatggctaCCAGGCAAATAATCCTGTCTTAG CTCGGATATGTGGTAAAGACAAAACAGTTGTTGTAACGGCTAGTAATTTTGTATCGATAACATATGCCAGGACTCGTTATGAAAATTATCACCTGGGATTTATATTGAAATACGAAGCTATTTGCGGCGGcgatattaatttagaaaGTAATGATACTTATTACTTAGAATCTCCAAATTATCCAGAGCCATACGGACCGAATAAATATTGTCATTGGAATATAAAGGCTCCTTACAAGCATtatatagtaattaaatttgattactTTGAACTTGAAGAAAGTTCTGGTTGTaacaatgatttttttgaagtaCAAGAGGGTAGACATAAGAATGTGTCAGTTGGTAGAAGTTACTGCGGTAAAAAAGACCGTTTAGAAATAGCTGCTTCGGGGAGAAGAATTGATCTGACGTTTGTTACCAATGAATCGAAAGAAGCGGGAGGTTTTTCTGCCGCTATATCTGCAATATCTATTAATAACAGTTTGTCTCCTTGA
- the LOC130667935 gene encoding dorsal-ventral patterning protein tolloid-like, with the protein MKLPHVFIVIQVPYFIVTTVNSHLILQDHKLVKNEFNWTNNFEPVRRIHRTRRSLAVGEKQFLWDDGIIPYKIEDRFSGDQRRLFKQAMRHWEQSTCIHFVKRIRGIHKNYIVFTKLTCGCCSPVGKSGYGPQPISIINQCSNFGIILHELGHAIGFHHEHTRHDRDQYIEVFLDNIQEGSEHKFDKLPLESTNTLGLPYDYNSIMHYPRFGFAKSDFRSTIEPKRQINGRTPDIGQMNALSTGDITAAKLLYNCSAHGGSFFEPHYMIIPPIHPDDSPKVSDKCKWTIRAAEGERIKVTLTSWDIQETPNCTVEYVEIKNGYQANNPVLARICGEDKTVIVTASNFVSVTYARTRYENYHLGFILKYEAICGGDINLKSNDTYYLESPNYPESYEPNKNCHWTIEASYKHFIVIKFDYFELEESSGCNNDFFEVREGRHENVSVGRSYCGKKDRLEIAASGRRIDLTFISNESQEAGGFSAAISAISTL; encoded by the exons ATGAAATTACCGCACGTTTTTATCGTTATTCAAGTACCATATTTTATAGTAACAACAGTAAACTCACATCTAATATTACAAGATCACAAGTTAGTAAAAAATGAGTTCAattggacaaataattttgaaccAGTACGAAGGATTCATAGAACCCGAAGGTCATTGGCTGTTGGGGAAAAacaatttctatgggatgacGGTATTATTCCGTATAAAATCGAAGATAGATTTAGTGGAGACCAACGCAGATTATTTAAACAAGCAATGAGACACTGGGAACAATCGACTTGTATTCATTTTGTTAAAAGAATTAGAggaattcataaaaattatatagtttTCACTAAATTAACATGCGG aTGCTGTTCTCCTGTTGGTAAGAGCGGGTATGGACCCCAACCAATAAGCATAATCAACCAATGCAGCAATTTCGGTATTATTTTACATGAATTAGGACACGCTATCGGGTTTCACCACGAGCATACACGTCACGATCGCGATCAGTATATTGAGGTTTTCCTAGATAATATTCAAGAAG GTAGTGaacataaatttgataaattgcCACTAGAATCTACAAATACGTTGGGTCTACCTTATGATTATAATTCTATAATGCATTACCCGAGATTTGGTTTTGCGAAGAGTGACTTTCGTAGTACGATTGAACCAAAACGTCAAATAAATGGGAGGACACCGGATATTGGTCAGATGAATGCCCTGAGTACCGGTGACATTACTGCTGCAAAGTTGCTGTATAATTGTTCTG CACATGGTGGGTCATTTTTTGAGCCTCACTATATGATTATCCCGCCAATACATCCAGATGATTCACCAAAAGTTTCCGATAAATGCAAATGGACAATCAGAGCTGCGGAAGGTGAACGAATAAAGGTCACACTAACATCATGGGATATTCAAGAGACTCCCAACTGTACAGTGGAGTatgtggaaataaaaaatggctaCCAGGCAAATAATCCTGTTTTAG ctcgCATATGTGGTGAAGACAAAACAGTTATTGTAACGGCTAGTAATTTTGTATCGGTAACATATGCCAGGACTCGTTATGAAAATTATCACCTGGGATTTATATTGAAATACGAGGCTATTTGCGGCggagatattaatttaaaaagtaatgatacTTATTACTTAGAATCACCAAATTATCCAGAGTCATACGAACCgaataaaaattgtcattGGACTATAGAGGCATCCTACAAGCATTTTATAGTAATCAAATTTGATTACTTTGAACTTGAAGAAAGTTCTGGTTGTaacaatgatttttttgaagtaCGAGAGGGTAGACATGAGAATGTGTCAGTTGGTAGAAGTTACTGTGGTAAGAAAGACCGTTTAGAAATAGCTGCTTCGGGGAGAAGAATTGATCTAACGTTTATTTCCAATGAATCGCAAGAAGCGGGAGGTTTTTCTGCCGCTATTTCTGCAAtatctacactgtaa